The following are encoded together in the Pedobacter steynii genome:
- a CDS encoding DUF6089 family protein, protein MRYGTWIFCSLAISFIGFNANAQVMELGVVGGGAGYMGDLNQTKPLKISGMSAGAYVKMNLDPYWALGFHYNFGKIKANDLNSENEQFRDRGLNFKTSLNEISLQVDFNFFEYFAGGGTKKFTPYIFTGIGGVFFSPKGYYPHVPELGDKEYNLRFYRTEGQTEPYKNYALTVPYGVGFKVRLKENWGLFSQIGYRTIFTDYLDDVSGRYPDDNKLPADGLTGIKLSNPNTASSLSGTGLPGIQRGDFRKRDTYMFVGIGISYTFVSQKCYTF, encoded by the coding sequence ATGCGATACGGAACCTGGATTTTCTGTTCTCTTGCCATCTCTTTCATTGGATTTAATGCTAACGCTCAGGTTATGGAGCTTGGTGTGGTCGGTGGGGGTGCCGGGTATATGGGAGATCTGAATCAGACAAAACCTTTGAAAATCAGTGGAATGTCTGCCGGGGCGTATGTAAAAATGAACCTTGACCCTTACTGGGCACTGGGTTTTCACTATAATTTTGGTAAGATCAAAGCAAATGACCTGAATTCAGAAAATGAGCAATTTAGGGATAGAGGACTTAATTTTAAGACCTCCCTGAATGAAATCAGTCTGCAGGTGGATTTTAATTTCTTTGAGTATTTTGCCGGCGGTGGTACCAAAAAATTCACGCCTTATATATTTACCGGGATAGGAGGGGTGTTTTTTAGCCCGAAGGGATATTATCCGCACGTTCCTGAGTTGGGTGATAAAGAATATAATCTTAGATTTTACAGAACAGAGGGACAAACCGAACCTTATAAGAACTACGCGCTTACGGTCCCTTATGGGGTCGGGTTCAAAGTGAGGTTGAAAGAGAATTGGGGCTTGTTTTCTCAGATCGGATACAGAACCATATTTACAGATTACCTGGATGACGTGAGCGGGAGGTATCCTGACGATAACAAGCTGCCCGCTGACGGACTGACAGGAATCAAACTTTCCAACCCCAATACCGCATCCTCATTATCAGGGACTGGACTTCCGGGGATTCAAAGGGGCGATTTTAGAAAAAGAGATACCTATATGTTTGTAGGTATTGGCATATCTTATACCTTTGTGTCCCAAAAATGTTATACATTTTAA
- a CDS encoding GatB/YqeY domain-containing protein yields MISTTIDQEIKKAMLAKDQAQLRGLRAIKAALLLAKTEKGSSEEITEETESRILQKLVKQRRESADIYKQQGREDLSIIEEEEIEVISSFMPKQLDQAEIESIIAQIIKDSGAASVKEMGKVMGLANKELAGKADGKLIAEIVKAQLA; encoded by the coding sequence ATGATATCAACTACAATAGATCAGGAAATTAAAAAAGCGATGCTGGCTAAAGATCAGGCGCAGTTAAGGGGTTTAAGAGCAATTAAAGCAGCATTATTACTGGCGAAGACAGAAAAAGGATCAAGTGAAGAGATTACTGAAGAAACGGAATCCAGAATCCTGCAAAAGCTGGTAAAACAACGTAGGGAATCTGCAGATATCTATAAACAGCAGGGGCGCGAAGACCTGAGCATCATTGAAGAAGAAGAAATCGAGGTGATCAGTAGTTTTATGCCAAAGCAATTGGATCAGGCAGAAATTGAAAGTATTATTGCTCAGATCATCAAAGATTCCGGTGCCGCATCGGTGAAAGAAATGGGTAAAGTAATGGGGCTTGCGAACAAGGAACTTGCGGGTAAAGCGGACGGAAAACTGATTGCGGAGATCGTGAAAGCGCAATTGGCATAG
- the yihA gene encoding ribosome biogenesis GTP-binding protein YihA/YsxC, translating into MIIKSATFICSNTKISALPIANMPEYAFIGRSNVGKSSLINMLVNQHGLAKTSQKPGKTQLINHFLINEKWYIVDLPGYGYAKVSKSSRENWEKFIRNYITKRESLQCVFVLIDSRLEPQKIDLEFCCWMGEIQIPFVLAFTKADKQSTTKTDQNVAAFKKALGGWFEEIPPSFVTSAEKSVGRDQILDFIDQVNLDFAMPVLTPKTDF; encoded by the coding sequence ATGATTATAAAATCAGCAACATTTATTTGTAGCAATACAAAGATTTCGGCTTTGCCGATAGCCAATATGCCTGAGTATGCATTTATCGGACGTTCCAACGTTGGAAAATCCTCCCTCATTAACATGCTTGTAAATCAACATGGCCTGGCAAAAACATCCCAGAAACCTGGAAAGACCCAGTTAATCAATCATTTTCTAATCAACGAGAAATGGTATATCGTAGATTTACCTGGATATGGATATGCAAAAGTTTCTAAAAGCAGCAGGGAAAACTGGGAGAAATTCATCCGTAACTATATTACTAAAAGAGAAAGCCTGCAATGCGTTTTCGTATTGATAGATAGCCGGCTGGAACCTCAAAAGATAGATCTTGAGTTTTGCTGCTGGATGGGAGAAATTCAAATTCCTTTCGTATTGGCCTTTACAAAAGCAGATAAGCAGTCAACCACAAAGACAGATCAGAATGTGGCGGCTTTTAAAAAAGCACTGGGTGGATGGTTTGAAGAGATTCCGCCTTCCTTTGTCACTTCTGCTGAAAAGAGTGTAGGTAGAGATCAGATCCTGGACTTTATTGACCAGGTGAATCTTGATTTCGCAATGCCTGTGTTAACACCTAAAACAGATTTTTAA
- a CDS encoding alpha/beta fold hydrolase translates to MKYEVIDEDGFKYIEAGKGEPLVLLHGLMGELSNWEPVIDHFKANYHVMVPILPIYELPILTLGVKSLSKYINRFLKHKKLNQVVLIGNSLGGHVGLVFTTSHQENVKALVLTGSSGLYENAFGGSFPRRESYDYIREKVAFTFYDPAIATKELVDEVYKSVNDRSRVIRILALAKSAIRHNMSKDLSRITIPVSLIWGKQDKVTPPEVAEEFHELLPNSELNWVDKCGHAPMMERPEVFNEYLEKFLNRILLK, encoded by the coding sequence ATGAAATACGAAGTAATAGACGAAGACGGGTTTAAATATATTGAGGCTGGAAAAGGAGAACCCCTGGTATTACTTCATGGTTTGATGGGAGAGTTGAGCAATTGGGAACCGGTAATTGATCATTTTAAAGCTAATTATCATGTTATGGTACCCATTTTACCAATTTATGAACTCCCTATACTTACATTAGGTGTAAAGAGTTTATCAAAATATATAAACAGATTTTTAAAACATAAGAAACTAAATCAGGTTGTTTTAATCGGTAATTCATTGGGAGGACATGTAGGTCTTGTATTTACTACTTCCCATCAGGAAAATGTTAAAGCCCTGGTATTAACAGGAAGTTCCGGCCTTTATGAAAACGCTTTTGGCGGTTCATTTCCAAGAAGAGAGAGTTATGATTATATTAGGGAAAAGGTAGCGTTTACTTTTTATGACCCGGCAATTGCTACCAAGGAGTTGGTAGATGAAGTATATAAAAGTGTGAATGACCGCTCCAGGGTAATCAGGATCCTGGCCTTAGCCAAGTCGGCTATCCGCCACAATATGTCGAAAGACCTGTCCAGAATTACCATCCCGGTGTCTTTAATCTGGGGAAAACAGGATAAGGTAACCCCTCCTGAGGTGGCGGAAGAATTTCACGAGTTGTTGCCCAACTCAGAGTTGAATTGGGTTGATAAATGTGGACATGCACCGATGATGGAGCGTCCGGAAGTGTTTAATGAATACCTGGAGAAATTTTTAAATAGAATATTACTTAAATAA
- a CDS encoding isoprenyl transferase, which translates to MGFKEQIDVTRLPEHIAIIMDGNGRWAKNQGKFRHFGHESGVLSVKDIVEGCADIGIKYLTVYAFSTENWNRPIEEVNALMELLISTINQETATLNKNNIRLNAIGDISSLPQKCIDDLKSAMENTAKNTRCTLTLALSYSAKWEIIEAAKKLAQKVKDQEINIDEINESTFSAQLTTTDIPDPELMIRTSGEHRVSNFLLWQMAYTELYFTDTLWPDFRREDLFEAIVDYQKRERRFGKISEQLN; encoded by the coding sequence ATGGGATTTAAAGAACAAATTGACGTTACACGCCTGCCTGAGCACATCGCAATCATCATGGATGGAAATGGGAGATGGGCAAAAAATCAAGGCAAATTCAGGCATTTTGGCCATGAAAGCGGGGTGTTATCTGTAAAAGATATCGTAGAAGGCTGTGCAGATATAGGGATTAAATACCTGACTGTTTATGCATTTTCTACAGAAAACTGGAATAGGCCCATAGAAGAAGTAAATGCTTTAATGGAATTGCTGATCTCTACCATTAATCAGGAAACAGCAACACTTAACAAGAATAACATCAGACTTAACGCCATCGGAGATATTTCATCTCTTCCACAAAAATGTATTGACGACCTGAAAAGTGCCATGGAGAATACTGCGAAAAATACGCGTTGCACCCTGACACTTGCTTTGAGCTATAGCGCAAAATGGGAAATCATTGAGGCCGCTAAGAAATTGGCTCAAAAAGTTAAAGACCAGGAAATTAATATTGACGAAATCAATGAAAGTACTTTTTCAGCTCAGCTGACAACCACCGATATTCCGGATCCTGAACTTATGATCAGGACAAGCGGGGAACATAGGGTCAGCAATTTTCTGTTGTGGCAGATGGCATATACCGAACTGTATTTTACCGATACTTTGTGGCCCGACTTTAGAAGAGAAGACCTTTTTGAAGCAATTGTAGACTACCAAAAGCGCGAACGCCGCTTCGGTAAAATTAGTGAACAATTGAACTAA
- the ubiE gene encoding bifunctional demethylmenaquinone methyltransferase/2-methoxy-6-polyprenyl-1,4-benzoquinol methylase UbiE, with product MNENISTSHSATAPKKEQVASMFDKISGTYDFLNHFMSLGIDILWRKRAIGELKSIKPRLMLDVATGTGDFAFEAIKILKPEKVIGVDISEGMLEVARKKINDRNLHPIFSVQMGDSEGLHFDDNHFDAVTVAFGVRNYENLEKGIRDMYRVLKPGGKIVILEFSKPRKFPVKQGYNFYFNHVTPFFGRTFSKDATAYTYLPESVAAFPDGDAFNAMLTKVGFKNAKDIRLTFGICAIYTGTK from the coding sequence ATGAACGAAAATATCTCCACCTCCCACTCTGCAACAGCTCCTAAAAAGGAACAGGTAGCCTCAATGTTTGATAAGATATCAGGAACATATGATTTTTTAAACCACTTTATGTCGCTGGGAATCGATATTCTATGGCGTAAAAGGGCAATTGGCGAACTGAAGTCCATCAAGCCCCGATTGATGCTGGATGTAGCAACCGGAACGGGAGACTTTGCTTTTGAGGCGATTAAAATTCTTAAACCTGAGAAAGTAATCGGGGTAGATATTTCTGAGGGGATGCTGGAAGTGGCCCGTAAAAAGATCAATGACCGGAATTTGCACCCTATTTTTTCCGTTCAGATGGGTGATTCTGAAGGTTTACATTTCGACGACAATCATTTTGATGCCGTGACGGTTGCTTTCGGGGTCAGAAATTATGAGAACCTGGAAAAAGGAATCAGAGATATGTACCGGGTGCTTAAACCAGGTGGAAAAATCGTAATTCTTGAGTTTTCAAAACCGAGAAAATTTCCCGTTAAACAGGGATATAACTTTTATTTCAACCATGTGACCCCATTTTTTGGAAGAACATTTTCCAAAGATGCGACTGCCTATACTTATTTACCGGAGTCAGTTGCCGCATTTCCCGATGGAGATGCGTTTAACGCCATGCTGACAAAGGTTGGTTTTAAAAATGCTAAGGACATCAGGTTAACATTCGGCATTTGTGCGATTTATACCGGAACAAAATAA
- a CDS encoding NAD kinase: MRTAIYGREFNNSVLPYVQEVFNVLGESKAPILVSKDYLDFIKDKIKLPEGIVVFNNHTELVGQADVLISLGGDGTLLDTLSLIRDSGIPVIGINFGRLGFLASINKDEIRIAIEALRNKEYSLDKRTLLSLESKFDLFGEENFALNDITIHRRDKSAMMIIHAYMNNEFVNSYWADGLIIATPTGSTAYSLSCGGPIIYPSSQNFVITPIAPHNLNVRPVIIPDDVSLTFEVEARSAKFLVSCDSRTETVDRSVKLTLNKAAFHVNLIRLNNESYLTTLRNKLLWGIDTRNY; the protein is encoded by the coding sequence ATGAGAACTGCAATTTACGGTAGAGAGTTCAATAATAGCGTTTTACCATATGTACAGGAAGTATTCAATGTTCTGGGCGAGTCAAAAGCGCCCATTCTTGTTTCCAAAGATTACCTTGACTTTATAAAAGATAAAATTAAACTGCCTGAGGGCATTGTTGTTTTTAATAACCATACTGAATTGGTTGGTCAGGCAGATGTGCTGATCAGCTTAGGGGGGGATGGTACTTTGCTGGATACTTTGTCGCTGATCCGTGATTCGGGTATCCCGGTGATTGGAATCAACTTCGGTCGACTTGGTTTTTTGGCGAGTATCAATAAAGATGAAATCCGTATTGCCATTGAAGCACTACGTAATAAAGAATACTCCCTGGATAAAAGGACTTTACTTAGTCTGGAGTCAAAATTTGACTTATTTGGAGAGGAAAATTTTGCTTTAAATGACATCACTATTCATAGAAGAGATAAGTCAGCGATGATGATTATCCATGCTTATATGAACAATGAATTTGTGAATTCTTATTGGGCAGACGGGTTGATTATTGCTACGCCTACGGGCTCGACGGCTTATTCCCTAAGCTGCGGTGGTCCGATCATTTATCCGAGTTCACAAAATTTTGTGATCACTCCGATTGCGCCGCATAACCTGAATGTAAGACCTGTGATCATTCCGGATGATGTCTCTCTAACTTTTGAGGTGGAAGCCAGAAGTGCAAAATTCCTGGTTTCCTGTGATTCGAGAACAGAAACAGTAGACCGTTCTGTAAAACTTACCCTGAATAAAGCAGCATTTCATGTAAATCTGATCAGGCTGAACAATGAAAGTTACCTGACTACGTTAAGAAATAAATTACTTTGGGGTATTGATACCCGTAACTATTAA
- a CDS encoding CBS domain-containing protein yields MFASELISNSIPPLKTSDSVQKALERMTEFKLYHLPIVNETQFLGLLAEEELIEVRDTEQAIGSLPLSILNPFVYEDAHIYDIIRLFHQLHLSVVPVLDYKKNYLGLISINNLLEYTADIYAVKEPGGIIVLEISNRNNSLSHMAQIVEADNAQILSSYVQSFPDSTKLEVTLKINKTELSGIIASFERYNYQVKAVFNSTISDNGTEDRYNSFMNYLNV; encoded by the coding sequence ATGTTTGCATCTGAACTCATATCAAATTCAATTCCCCCGCTAAAGACTTCGGACTCGGTTCAGAAGGCTTTGGAGCGGATGACTGAGTTCAAATTATACCATTTACCCATTGTAAATGAGACCCAGTTTCTGGGGCTGCTGGCCGAAGAAGAACTGATTGAAGTAAGGGATACAGAACAGGCAATCGGCAGTTTGCCTTTGTCTATTTTAAACCCTTTTGTGTATGAAGATGCGCATATCTATGACATCATCAGGCTTTTTCATCAATTACACTTATCGGTAGTTCCAGTGCTGGATTATAAAAAGAACTATTTAGGATTAATTTCTATAAATAATTTATTGGAATATACCGCCGACATTTACGCGGTAAAAGAGCCGGGAGGGATTATTGTACTGGAAATCAGTAACCGGAATAATTCTCTTTCTCACATGGCACAGATTGTGGAAGCCGATAATGCGCAGATCCTTTCTTCTTATGTGCAGTCTTTTCCTGATTCTACAAAATTAGAAGTTACCTTAAAAATCAATAAAACTGAGTTGTCGGGAATTATCGCCTCTTTTGAGCGGTACAATTACCAGGTAAAAGCTGTGTTTAACAGCACCATTTCAGATAATGGTACCGAAGACAGATATAATTCATTTATGAATTATTTAAACGTATAA
- a CDS encoding UbiA-like polyprenyltransferase, which translates to MKKYFSLVLFAHSIFALPFAMIGFFLGVTTTSNPFNWMLLVAVLLCMVFARNAAMAFNRYLDRNIDAKNPRTQMRDIPAGKVSANEALIFVIINCILFIATTAFINKLCFYLSPVALFVVLFYSYTKRFTALCHLVLGLGLSLAPIGAYIAVTGAFHIVPVLYSFAVLFWVSGFDIIYALQDEEFDREEKLHSIPAALGIRNALRLSVALHVFSALCVILPIFFTPHNFSWFYYVGVAFFCIMLIYQHLLVKPNDISKVNKAFATTNGFASVVFALCFLADVLFRTVLH; encoded by the coding sequence ATGAAGAAGTATTTTTCACTGGTCCTGTTTGCCCATTCCATTTTTGCACTTCCTTTCGCAATGATTGGTTTCTTTCTGGGTGTAACGACGACTTCCAATCCTTTTAACTGGATGTTATTGGTGGCTGTCCTGCTCTGTATGGTCTTTGCCCGCAATGCAGCTATGGCATTTAACAGATACCTGGACAGAAATATTGATGCAAAGAATCCACGCACCCAGATGCGCGACATTCCGGCGGGAAAGGTTTCGGCAAATGAAGCCTTAATCTTTGTCATCATTAACTGCATCCTGTTTATTGCCACTACTGCATTTATCAACAAGCTTTGTTTTTATTTATCGCCGGTTGCCTTATTTGTCGTCTTATTCTATAGCTATACCAAAAGATTTACGGCACTGTGCCATCTGGTACTGGGTCTTGGTTTGTCCCTTGCCCCCATTGGTGCTTATATTGCTGTAACGGGCGCATTCCATATCGTTCCGGTGCTGTATTCCTTTGCCGTATTATTCTGGGTAAGTGGTTTCGATATTATTTATGCCTTGCAGGACGAGGAGTTCGACAGAGAGGAAAAGCTGCATTCTATTCCAGCTGCTTTAGGTATCAGAAATGCGTTGAGGTTATCAGTAGCATTACATGTCTTTTCGGCTTTATGTGTAATCCTGCCTATATTTTTTACCCCTCACAATTTTAGCTGGTTTTACTATGTAGGAGTTGCATTCTTCTGCATCATGTTAATTTATCAGCATTTACTGGTAAAACCAAATGACATCAGTAAAGTCAATAAAGCTTTTGCTACAACAAATGGTTTTGCTTCCGTTGTTTTTGCCCTTTGCTTTCTGGCAGATGTGCTATTCAGAACGGTATTGCACTAA
- a CDS encoding SDR family NAD(P)-dependent oxidoreductase gives MKTALITGATSGIGEACADLFAAQGYHLILVARRENLLKDVAKRLEDKYAIETKAIVADVRVHDDLSYGLETLPAQWKQVDVLINNAGLSQGLDPIDKGSVTDWDTMIDTNVKGLLYVTKIVSNWMISRKSGHIINIGSIAGQEVYPNGNVYCATKHAVDALNKGMRIDLLPHGIKVTAINPGMVETEFSKVRFKGDEGRAKKVYDGLEPLVANDIAEAIWFVVSRPAHVNINDMLIMPTAQATGAIIKRN, from the coding sequence ATGAAAACTGCATTAATTACAGGAGCAACTTCAGGAATTGGAGAAGCCTGCGCAGATTTATTTGCTGCACAAGGTTATCACTTAATTTTGGTTGCAAGAAGAGAGAATTTGCTAAAAGACGTTGCTAAACGTCTGGAAGATAAATACGCTATAGAAACAAAAGCGATTGTTGCTGATGTCAGGGTTCATGATGATCTTTCTTATGGATTGGAGACTTTACCTGCCCAATGGAAACAGGTGGATGTACTCATTAATAACGCCGGGCTGAGTCAGGGTTTAGATCCTATAGATAAAGGCAGCGTTACCGACTGGGATACGATGATTGATACTAATGTTAAAGGCTTGCTTTATGTGACTAAGATTGTCTCCAACTGGATGATCAGCCGGAAGTCCGGTCATATCATCAATATTGGTTCTATCGCCGGGCAGGAGGTTTATCCCAATGGAAATGTTTACTGTGCAACAAAGCATGCAGTGGATGCCCTGAATAAAGGTATGCGCATAGATCTTTTGCCTCATGGTATAAAAGTGACTGCCATCAATCCCGGAATGGTAGAAACAGAATTCTCTAAAGTCCGTTTTAAGGGTGATGAAGGAAGGGCGAAGAAAGTGTATGATGGCTTAGAGCCACTGGTAGCCAATGATATCGCTGAAGCCATCTGGTTTGTGGTCAGCAGACCGGCACATGTCAACATTAACGATATGCTGATCATGCCTACAGCTCAGGCTACGGGAGCCATCATTAAAAGAAATTAA
- a CDS encoding outer membrane beta-barrel protein: MKLKLLLPLMCWFAVTTVKAQNWGGGIDDNNLHFGFTFQYVSSEYKILKTKDWKTIDAGFEAGIPSNYPRGLSSISSKPSSGFGIGFVVNQKVHDNVDIRLTPILVFNDRLLNYRFEEAFGNSNSGQVAQDVQKKLETTVVEFPVSLKIKSNRRNNFRAYMMGGVKFTADISSKKKTNNEPLSEMDKFVNNRRNFLSYEAGLGMDLYFEYFKMSPEIKLSYSFESLKKNEAPHVFSTPIDKLMLRHVTFSLFFE, from the coding sequence ATGAAACTGAAACTGCTGCTTCCTTTGATGTGCTGGTTTGCTGTTACGACAGTGAAAGCTCAGAATTGGGGCGGAGGTATTGATGATAACAATCTGCATTTTGGATTTACTTTTCAGTACGTTTCTTCAGAATATAAGATTTTAAAAACAAAGGACTGGAAAACGATTGATGCGGGATTTGAGGCAGGTATTCCATCTAATTACCCTCGGGGGCTTAGTTCTATTTCGTCTAAGCCATCTTCCGGCTTCGGGATTGGGTTTGTTGTAAATCAGAAAGTACATGATAATGTAGACATTCGCTTAACACCGATACTGGTTTTTAATGACCGCCTTTTAAATTATCGTTTTGAAGAAGCTTTCGGAAACAGCAACTCCGGACAAGTAGCTCAAGATGTGCAGAAAAAGTTGGAAACCACCGTGGTAGAGTTTCCAGTGAGCCTTAAAATCAAATCCAATAGAAGGAACAATTTCAGGGCATACATGATGGGCGGAGTTAAGTTTACAGCCGACATTTCTTCCAAGAAAAAGACCAATAATGAACCACTGTCGGAGATGGATAAGTTTGTAAACAACCGCCGGAACTTTCTTTCCTATGAAGCCGGGCTGGGGATGGACTTGTATTTCGAGTATTTCAAAATGTCGCCGGAGATCAAATTGTCTTATTCCTTTGAGAGTTTGAAGAAAAATGAAGCACCACATGTGTTTTCTACACCGATTGATAAGTTAATGTTACGACATGTGACATTCAGTTTATTTTTCGAATGA